One Spinacia oleracea cultivar Varoflay chromosome 4, BTI_SOV_V1, whole genome shotgun sequence DNA segment encodes these proteins:
- the LOC110803541 gene encoding myb family transcription factor PHL13, producing the protein MEMNMRSALPMQTSNGNCFNELKVPGSYSSALPILANPLEDFPKSPDPFFVSSSRDMIASPLQMQANPGASHIGSSSSDSLFIGGFPADLQFPSFSPRESLPENEAFISQSVGGGANFPSNHGTVSDLQSTGFINYQKDDDDNSWSTGHLQDLLDLPEGVSIVNGQVGNSTEVMSSDNHVKRIGWREMDLYADSIEPNWNEFLADSNTVDQQPKMPQSSSDIVVPQPQTQQQLLPARETSASANPTSSSQNKPRMRWTPELHEAFVDAVNHLGGSERATPKGVLKLMNVEGLTIYHVKSHLQKYRTARVRPESPERNLENRSGSTEQVSAVDLKTSVTITEALRMQMEVQKQLHEQLEIQRKLQLQIEEQGKYLLQMLENQNKAEKEKSKSSPQDKPEASASEAGGSDSPPSKRSRTDDSVH; encoded by the exons ATGGAGATGAATATGCGTTCTGCTTTACCAATGCAAACGTCTAATGGAAATTGTTTCAATGAATTGAAAGTTCCTGGATCTTACTCTTCTGCCTTACCGATTCTGGCCAATCCTTTAGAAGATTTTCCAAAATCACCTGACCCATTCTTTGTATCATCATCAAGGGACATGATTGCAAGCCCTTTACAGATGCAGGCTAACCCTGGAGCTTCTCATATCGGGTCTTCCAGTAGTGATTCTCTATTTATAGGGGGATTCCCTGCAGATCTGCAATTCCCTTCATTCTCACCTCGTGAAAGCCTGCCTGAAAATGAGGCATTTATTTCTCAGTCAGTTGGAGGTGGAGCGAATTTTCCGTCAAATCATGGTACAGTGTCAGATTTGCAATCGACTGGGTTTATCAACTATCAAAAAGATGATGATGACAATTCTTGGAGTACTGGTCATCTTCAGGATTTACTTGATCTTCCTGAAGGCGTTTCCATTGTAAATGGTCAAGTGGGAAATAGCACAGAGGTAATGTCGAGTGACAACCATGTCAAGAGAATTGGCTGGCGCGAGATGGATCTCTATGCTGACTCCATCGAGCCTAACTGGAATGAGTTTCTGGCTGATTCAAATACAGTAGACCAGCAACCCAAG ATGCCCCAGTCCTCCTCTGATATAGTAGTGCCTCAACCACAAACTCAGCAGCAACTCTTACCAGCAAGAGAAACATCTGCTTCTGCTAATCCAACATCTAGTTCACAAAATAAGCCTCGCATGCGCTGGACACCTGAACTTCATGAAGCCTTTGTTGATGCTGTGAATCATCTTGGCGGTAGTGAAA GAGCTACTCCAAAAGGTGTCCTCAAGCTCATGAATGTTGAAGGCTTAACTATCTACCATGTTAAAAGCCACCTGCAG AAATATAGGACTGCAAGGGTCAGACCAGAATCACCAGAAA GAAATTTAGAGAATAGAAGTGGTTCTACAGAGCAGGTCTCAGCTGTAGACTTGAAAAC GAGTGTTACAATTACCGAGGCATTGCGAATGCAAATGGAAGTTCAGAAGCAGCTCCATGAACAGCTTGAG ATACAACGAAAACTGCAGTTGCAAATCGAAGAACAGGGAAAGTACCTTTTACAAATGCTTGAGAATCAGAATAAGGCGGAGAAGGAAAAATCAAAATCCTCTCCTCAAGACAAACCAGAGGCTTCTGCCAGTGAAGCTGGCGGGTCGGACTCTCCTCCTTCGAAGCGTTCAAGAACAGATGATTCGGTGCATTAG